The following DNA comes from Geothrix edaphica.
TCGTGGGCGAGGGGGAGAAGCTGGAGGACTTCCAGCGCTTCCACCCGGATCGCATGGCCCAGCGCATCCTCGGCATGGGCGACGTGCTGAGCCTCATCGAGCACGCCAAGGACAAGATCGACGAGAAGGAAGCCGAGGTCATGGCCAGGCGCCTGGCCAAGAACCAGTTCACCCTGGAGGACATGCGCAAGCAGTTCCAGCAGGTGCAGAAGCTGGGCTCCATGAACAAGATCATCGGCATGCTGCCGGGCCTGGGGCAGATGAAGGACCAGCTGGCGAGCGTGGCCACGGACAAGCGCATCAAGCACCTGGAGGCCATCATCAACTCCATGACTCCCGCGGAGCGCGCCAACCACAACCTGCTGGACGGCAAGCGCAAGCGCCGCATCGCCGCGGGCTGCGGGCGCCCGGTGAGCGAGATCAACCAGCTCATCAAGCAGTACGTGGAGACGAAGAAGATGATGGGCCAGATGAACGATCCCAAGTTCATGGCCCGCATGCAGCGCATGGCCAAGATGGGCGGCGGACCCAACCTTCCCTTCTAGCCTTCCCTTCTAGCCTTCCCTTACAGCCTTCCCTTCCAGAGGTCCCCCAGGTGCTTCCCCGACCCCTGACGTCCGCAAGAGCCTGGATGGTCCTCGGGGGGATCCTGGCCGTCTGCCTGGCCGGGGCGTGGCTGTGGCGATCCAGCGCCCACCGGGCCGGGACGAGGCGGGTGCTCGTCATCAGCGCCGAGCCCTCCCAGCAGACCGACGTGAACCTCGGCCTCGAGACCCTGATCACGGACCACCTGGAGGTGCTGGCCGGCGTCACCGTGACCCATGCCCCGGTAGTCCCGCTCCCGGCGGTCCTCCGGAAGCTGCCTCCGGACCTGGCGCTGCTCCGGTTGCATGGGCGGCGGGAAGGCCAGCGGCTGGCCCTGAGCACCCAGTGGACCACACCCGCCGACCTGCTGGCGGGGCATCCCTGGAATCGCAGCGCCCAGCCGCCCATGGATCCGGGGCAGGCCATGGAGACCTGGCTGGCCCACTGGCCCCTGGAACGCCGGTATCGCTTCCGGGCGGACCTCTACCCCCGCCAGCCCGAGCGCTTCTGGGACCTCCTCCAGGCCATGGCCATCCGGGATGACCGCGGAGCCACCGCGCACCTGGCGGCGACCCAGGCCCTGGCCGAGGCCGAGCCCATGTGCGCCACGGCCTGGACCACCCTGGGCGACCACCTCTACCGCAGCCTGTGGGTGGACCCGGCCCAGGCGGGCATCGGCCTCAACTCCCGCACCCACAAGGCCTTCCAGCGGGCCGTGAGCCTGGTTCCGGGCCACCCCCGGGCCACCTTCCTGTGGTCTCTGATGCTCACCGACACCGGAAACCAGGACCTGGGCCTGCGGCTGCTCGGCGAGGCCATGCGACTGAGGCCCGGGGTGCCGGACCTCTACCTGGGCCTCACCTACGCCGGCCGCACCTCGGGTCTGCTGGCCGGGGCGCGCTCGGCCATGACCCGGCGGGAAGCCCTCATCGCCCCCCTCGCCCCGACGTCGTTCTGGACCGTCGAGACCACCAACCTCTACCTTGGCGACTGGACGGCCTTCGAGCGGGACCTGCAGCAGGCCCGCGCCGTGCGGGAGGACGCGGGCGTCCTGTTCTACTTGGGCTACCTGGCCCTGCTGAAGGGCGATCGCCCGACCGCCCTCGCCCACATGAAGGCTTCCGAAGCGACGGCGGGCTCCAGCCCCTTCCAGGACCTCAGCCGGGTCTACCGCGCCTATCTGGAAGGACGCGGCGCGGACGGCCTGGCCGAGCTCAAGCGCATCGACGAGGTCCGCGGGAAGCTGCGCATCCCCGACGGTGAGCTGACCTTCAAGCAGGCCGAGGCCTACTCGGTCCTGGGCGACGCGGACCGGGCCGTGGACTGCGCCACCCGTGCCTTCGTCCAGGGGTTCAGCTGCTCCCGTTGGTACGAGACCTCGCCCTTCCTCGAGAAGATGCGGACCCATCCCCGCTGGCCGACCCTGCGGCGGAACATCCGGGAGCGCCAAGCCGTCCTCGAAGGCAGCTTCCCGCCCTCCAGCTTCGAACCCTGAATTTACGCTTGGGCGGAAGCCCTTTCCGAGATACACTTTCCTGCTCAGGGAGTGCCCATGCTTTCGATCCGTCTTGCTCGCAATGGTGCCAAGAAGCGCCCGTTCTACCACATCGTCGTCTCCGAGAACGACCGCATCCCCACTGGCCGCGCCGTGGAGGTGCTGGGCTTCGTGAACCCCATCGCCGGTTCCGGCGAAGAGGTCCGCATCGACGCCGAGAAGGCGAAGTCCTGGCTCCAGAAGGGCGCCCAGCCCTCCAAGACCGTGCTCGATCTGTTCAAGAAGAACCAGATCCTGTAATCCGGTTTCCGACGTCCGAAAGCCGGGCCCTGGTCCGGCTTTCTTTGTTCGTGGAGCGACCACATGAATCCCGAAGCCTTCCTGCGTGATGTGCTGACCCCCCTGCTGGACCACCCGGAGGCGCTCCGGGTCGAGGTCAGCGGCGAAGGGAAGAAGCGCGACGTGCTGGTCTTCGCCAATCCCCGGGATCGCGGGCGCATCATCGGCAAGCACGGGCGCATGATCTCGGCCCTCCGCACCCTCTGCAAGGTCGCCGGCGAGAAGGCCGGCCTGGCGGTGAACCTCGAGCTGGATGACGAGGACGAACGGGAGGCTTAGGGCCTGGCTCCAGAATGGGGCGCGGCCCAAGCGAGACAAGGAAAGCGACGATGGCAATAGCGGCACTATTGACGAGGAGCTTGACGCAGGATCGCGCCGGGCGCCGCCCCTTGCCCTCCGGGACGGGCCCAGCCGCGCGCTCAGGTGCGTCACCGCGCTTGAACGATGTCCCGCATCGCCCTGCGCGCGCTTTCTTCCTGGATCACGCGGCTGGACCCGTCGCGGCTCGCATCCATTTTGAAGGCAGGCCCTAAATGCTGCTGGCAGGCCATCTGGCCAAGGTCCAGGGACTCAAGGGCGAGTTCCTCTTCCATTCCGTCATGGACGAGCCGGACCGGCTGGAGGGCATGGCGGGCCT
Coding sequences within:
- the rpsP gene encoding 30S ribosomal protein S16 → MLSIRLARNGAKKRPFYHIVVSENDRIPTGRAVEVLGFVNPIAGSGEEVRIDAEKAKSWLQKGAQPSKTVLDLFKKNQIL
- a CDS encoding KH domain-containing protein, encoding MNPEAFLRDVLTPLLDHPEALRVEVSGEGKKRDVLVFANPRDRGRIIGKHGRMISALRTLCKVAGEKAGLAVNLELDDEDEREA